TCTCCAGCTTGGATTAATTACGTTGAGCGCTGTTACGCCACCTACTGTTAGTAACAGGAGGGCGCTGGCTGTAATTGCTGTTTCACCTTTTTACTCATAGTCATACATCGTACCGCCACGTTTTATACCAGGACGTTGATTCATTCTAATTTGACTCATTTGTGGAATATCCCCTTCACCGGACATTAAAAAATCTACCCAAATAACTGTTTCTGGAATTTCATTAAACGTTCCCTTGACTGACAAATTATATCCATTATTAGATACTCCATTACTCACAGGTCCAACTGTTAAAGAATCCCAATTAAATTGAACCGATTCTACCTTAGGATATACTGAGCGCATCCATTTCACAATTTGTTTTTCGTGCTCTTTCAGCCATGCCAGTTGCTTGTCTCTCGCCGTCGCAAAAATCGTGTTTTCTCTCCAGCTTGGATTGATAACATTGAGTGCTGAGACGCCACCTACTGTTAGTAACAGCAGAGCGCTAACTGTAATTACTGTTTTCTTTTTCATTACGGTTTCACCTTTTTACTAATCATAATTATAGATAACCTTACCTCTTCTAATCATCGGAGGTTGATTCATTCTAATTTGAGATAAATTTGGAGTGTCCTCTCTCTTTTTCATCAAGAAATCGACAAAAATTATAGTTTTGGGATTATCATTAAAAACTCCCTGGACTGATAAATTGTAACCAATAATGGCCACTCCATTACTCACCGCTCTAACTTCTAATGTATTCCAATCAAATTGAATAGTTTCAACTTTTGGGTATCTTGAATGAACCCACTTTACAATCGCATCCTCATGCTCTTTCAGCCATGCCAATTGCTTGTCTCTCGCCGTCGCAAAAATCGTGTTCTCTCTCCAGCTTGGATTGATGACGTTGAGTGCTGAGACACCACCTACTGTCAGTAATAACAAGGCGCTTGCTGTAATTGCTGCTTTCTTTTTCATCATAACCCTCATTCCCTCTAGTAAATTCACCTTTCAAACAAAACATTTTGATTACTCATATGGTTTCCAAATCCCATCACTTTTTCTAAGTGGCGGATTATTCATACCCATTTTCGAAACACTTGGAATACTGTCTTTATTGTCTAATTTAAAATCAATGTGCAATACTGTCTCCGGCATGTTATTAAATTTACCCCGTACCGACAAATTATATCCATTGATAGATACGCCATTGCTCACTGGGCCCACCTTTAAAGTATCCCAGTCAAACTGAACAGTTTCTACCTTCGGATACACTGAGTGAATCCACGCTACAATTTCTTTCTCGTGCGCTTTAAGATAGGCGAGTTGCTTGTCTCTTGCCGTTGCAAAGATTGAGTTCTCTCTCCAGCTAGGATTAATCACGTTGAGTGCTGTTACTCCACCTACTGTCAGTAATAGCAGAGCGCTAGCTGTAATTGCTGCTTTCTTTTTCATACACGAACTCCAATCACTCATAATTAATTATGACACCATTTTTACGAATACCTGGTGGATGATTCATCCCCATTCTTGAAATATCTGGCATACTATCAGCATCATCTAAACTAAAACTGACATAAAGAACAGTTTCCGGGAGATCATTAAACGTACCTTTTACACTTAGTTTGTAGCCATTATTGGAAACTCCATTACTAACTGCTCCCACTCGATATGTGTTCCAATCAAACTGTACTGATTCTACTTTCGGATACTTTGAGTGAATCCACTCTACGATTTCTTTCTCGTGCGCTTTAAGATAGGCAAGCTGCTTGTCTCTTGTAGTCGCAAAAATGGTGTTTTCTCTCCAACTTGGATTGATCACGTTGAGCGCTGTTACGCCACCGACTGTCAGTAACAGGAGGGCGCTTGCTGTAATTACTGTTTTCTTTTTCATTCTCTTCCCACACTTTTCATCTCAACTAATTTACTCAAAAATATATAGACCTTTATTCCTTCTAATTCTTGGAGGTTGATTCATTCTGATTCCTGACATATTAGGTACGCTATCCCTTTTTTTCTAATCCAAAATCAATGAATATTATCGTATTTTCGTCATTATTAAAAGTACCTTTTACAGATAGATTGTATTCTGTATTTACTATACCATTGGATACTCCGCTAACTTCCATAGTTTCCCAATCAAATTCCACTGAATTAATTTTTGGATGTTTCGAGTGAATCCATGCCACGATTTGTTTTTCGTGCTCTTTCAACCATGCTAATTGCTTGTCTTTAGTCGACGCGAAAATGGTGTTAGCTCTCCAATCTGGATTCGTGACATTCAAAGCCGTCACTCCACCTAGTGCTAGTACTAACAGTGAACTGCTGATAATTACTGCTTTCTTTTTCATATCCGTACTCCCATCTTTTGGGAGGTTACTCAAAATCATACACTCCACCATCAGCCTTTTTGATACTTGGTGGTTGGTTCATTCTAATCTGCGACATTTTTGGAATACTATCAGCTGTTTCCATTAGAAAATCTACAAAAATAATGGTTTCTGGAATATCGTTAAACGTTCCTTCAACTGACAAATTATATCCAACATTCATTACACCATTGCTCACGGGGCCGACTTCTAGAGTTTTCCAATCAAACTGTACTTTTTCTACCTTTGGATATCTTGAGTGAATCCATGCCACGATTTGTTTTTCGTGCTCTTTCAACCAAGCCAATTGCTTGTCTCTTGCTGTCGCAAAAATGGTGTTCTCTCGCCAACTTGGAGCAATCACGTTGAGCGCTGTAACACCACCTACTGTCAGTAATAAGAGTGCACTACTGATCACTATTGCTTTCTTTTTCATACTCTTCCCACTCATTTCAACTGCCCTACTCAAATATATATAGGCCCTTGCCTTTTTTTATGCTCGGAGGATTATTCATCCCAATATCATTCATTGTTGGAATATCATCTTTATTTTTAAGACTGAAATCAATGACCAATACAGTATCTAGATTATCATTAAACGTTCCTTTTACGGATAAATTATATCCTACTGTTTGAACGCCATTACTAATGGCTCCCACTCGATACGTGTTCCAATCGAAGTTCACAGTGGTAATTTTAGGATGTCTAGACTTAATCCACTTTACAATCACTTCTTCATGCTCTTTCAGCCACGCTAATTGCTTATCTTTAGCCGACGCGAAAATGGAGTTAACTCTCCAATTTGGATTCGTGACATTCAAAACCGTCACTCCACCTAACACTAAGACTAAAAGCGTACTACCGATAATTACAAATTTTTTTTTCATATCCGTACTCCCATCTTTTTTGGAGGCTACTCAAAATAATACACTCCACCATCAGCCTTTTTGATACTTGGTGGTTGATTCATTCGAATCTGCGACATATTTGGAACACTGTCTGCAGTTTCCATACGAAAATCTACAAAAATAATCGTTTCAGGAATATTGTTAAATGTACCTTTAACCAACAAATTATACCCGATTATTGAAACACCATTGCTAACGGGCCTCACTTTTAAAGTATTCCAATCAAATTGCACGGATTCCACTTTTGGATATGCTGAATGAATCCATTTCACAATCTCTTCCTCATGCTCTTTCAACCATGCCAATTGCTTATCTCTTGCTGTCGCAAAAATCGTGTTCTCTCTCCAGCTAGGATTGATTACGTTGAGCGCTGAGACGCCACCTACTGTCAGTAACAGCAGGGTGCTAACTGTAATTGCTACTTTCTTTTTCATACTTTTCCCACACTCCTAAATCCAATGACGTTAGTCAAAAATGTAAAAACCATTCCCTTTCTTTATTCTAGGCGGTTGATTCATTCGAATATTTACCATCTCCGGTATACTATCTTTTGTTTCTAAAGAAAAATCTATAAATAAAGCAGTATCTGGATTATCGTTAAAAGTTCCTTTTACGGATAAATTATACCCAACTATTTGAACACCATTGCTAATAGCTCCTACTCGATACGTGTTCCAATCGAAGTTCACAGTGGTAATTTTAGGATGCCTAGATTGAATCCACGCCACGATTTCGTTCTCATGCTCTTTCAGCCACGCCAAGTGCTTATCTTTAGTCGACGCGAAAATGGTGTTAGCTCTCCAATCTGGATTCGTTACATTCAAGGCTGTCACTCCACCTAACGCTAAGACTAAAAGCGTACTACCGATTAGTACAAATTTCCTTTTCATAACATCCCTACATTTCTAGTATTTACTCATAAATATCCAACAATTTACCCTTATGAATTCTAGGTGGATGATTCATTCTTATTTTGGACAAGTCAGGAATGCTGTCCGCTTTATCCAGTAAGAAATCTACCCAGATTACTGTTTCCGGAATATCATTAAACTTCCCTTCGACGGACAAATTATATCCAACATTCATTACACCATTGCTCACGGGATCAACTTCAAATGTATTCCAGTCGAACTGCACTTTTTCTACCTTCGGATATTTCGAGTGAATCCATGCCACGATTTCTTTTTCATGCTCTTTCAGCCACGCCAACTGCTTATCTCTTGCTGTCGCAAAGATGGTATTCTCTCTCCAACTTGGATTGATCACATTAAGCGCTGTAACTCCACCGACTGTCAGTAACAGGAGGGCGCTTGCTGTAATCACTGTTTTCTTTTTCATATCTAAACTCCAATCTCAATTATAAAAATCACTCGAAGTTATATATAGTATTTCCTTTGATAATGCTAGGCGGTTGATTCATTGTTATTTTTGATATTTCCGGAATGCTGTCTGCACTATCCAATAAGAAATCTACCCAGATTACTGTTTCTGGAATATCGTTAAACTTCCCTTCAACCGACAAGTTATATCCAACATTCATTACACCATTGCTCACGGGGCCGACTTCTAGAGTTTTCCAATCAAACTGTACTTTTTCTATCTTTGGATATCTTGAGTGAATCCACGCTACGATTTGTTTTTCGTGCTCTTTCAGCCACGCCAACTGCTTATCTTTTGCCGTCGCAAAAATCGTGTTCTCTCGCCAACTTGGATTGATGACGTTGAGCGCTGAGACGCCACCTACTGTCAGTAACAGGAGGGCGCTTGCTGCGATTGCAGTTTTCTTTTTCATATCTAAACTCCAATCTTTTTAGATATCACTCGTATTCGTATAATACTCCGTCCTTTTTTATTCTCGGTGAGTGGTTCATTCCGATTTGAGACATATTAGGCACATCCTCTTTTTTCTCCATTAAGAAATCCACAAAAATTACCGTTTCAGGAATTTCATTTACAGTACCTTTGACAGATAAATTATACCCAACATTCATCACACTATTACTTACTGCTCTTACCTTTACCGAATTCCAGTCAAATTGAATAGTATTCACTTGTGGATAATGATTTTTGACCCAGGCTAAGATTTGTTTTTCATGCTCTTTCAGCCACGCCAACTGCTCGTCTCTTGCTGTCGCAAAGAGGGTATTCTCTCTCCAACTTGGAGCAATCACGTTGAGTGCTGTCACTCCACCGACTGTAAATAATAATAGCGCACTACCGATTATTGCTGCTTTCTTTTTCATATGAATTCCTACTTTTCCCCGATGTACTTTATCTTGATTTTTGATAAATCAATCTTACCAGTTATTTGTTCTGCACGTTTTATATCCTGGAACTCCTCAATTGGCCCAAGTAACAAATCTCCATCTGGTTGTTCAAGAAATTTTAAATCACTAAATAGCATCGAAATTTCTTTATTCTCATCATTATTAATTTTACGTTCAAAATATAACTTCCCGTGCTCTCATTTTTTGTAAAACTAATAAACTCAATCTCTTGAACATCATAGTTCCTAACAATTCGAGTGGCCACATTATTTTGTTGCTCCTTCGTGATTTGTGGTTTGAAGAAACACCCCGCCAAGAGACAAAGTCCAAGTAGCACGATTCCTAGTTTTTGAACTTTCTTCATTGTTATCCCTCTCTGATTTCAACTAGTTCAATCATCCCTGAATTAACATAATATCCTACAGGAATTGCACTTGTTGTTAGCATAAAACTTAGCAATGCGATGATTCCATTTAGAATTAAAATAATTACTTCTGCTCCATCATTTAAATATAGAAATATAAAGAATAAAATAGCATTCATTCCAAAACATATATATCCGGTATAATCTCTCTTTGATTTTGGTTTAAAAATAAACGTGTATTTTGAAAGATTTGATCCTAATTTTCTCATCGCCTTTTTATGCGAAAGTGATAAAGAGATTTTCACAAAAATAGATGCAAAAATCATCGTGAATAGATACAGTGCCAACTTTAGCAACCATTGTTGACTAACTTCCAGAGCAATAAACGTATTTTTCAAAAGGAAATATAATCCAGCAGAGATTGGTTGCATCGCTATGACCAGACTTGTCATTGGTCTATCTAGAGGTTTTTGTCTTACATCAAATTGAACATTATTTTTATCGATTTCATACCCAGTAACAGTAATGGTTTCAGGCCAAAATCCCCACACTGTTCCTTTAGAGTTTATCGAACTGGAATCAACCACATATCTCTTTTTATTCGACGCTTCAACAATCTGATAACATCCGATATTCGAATTTGAAAACTTCAACTGTACCATTCAATCACCTCCTGAAAAACTTTAGTACCTATTATTATTCCTCTCTGATTTCAACTAATTCATAGGTGCCTGCTTGGTAATACTCCGCTACTGGAATTGCACTATTCGTATATGCAAAACACAACATCGAAAGTACTGTATTCACAATCAGAAGCGCTCCCTCAGAACCATTATTGAAAGATAAATAGACAACATAGCAAACCAAGCTAATTATAAAAATGAAATAACCATCATAAATTCTCTTAGTCGGTCTAAAAACAAATGTCTGAACAGAACGTTTTTGCCCCAATCGATTCATTACTTTCTTTTTATTAAAGTTCAAAAAAGTAATAACAATCAAGTATGAAATAAGCATAGAGATGGCAAACAGTAAACTTTTAATGCCCAGTTGCTGACCAATCTTGTAGCTCACAAACAAACTATATAAGAAGTTGTACAATGTATATAATAGCGGTTGAATAGCGACAATGACCCCTGCTTTCCACCCATTACTTGTTTTATTTTTAAGTTCGAATTGAACATTTTCATTCTCTAATTCATAAGCGGTGACCGAAACGGTATCAGGTAAACCGCCCCATATCACACTCTTAGGACGCACTGAGCTCAGGTCCATCAAATATTTCTTTCCCTGTACACCTACAACTAACTTAAAAGAAAAAATATTCGAATTTGAAAACTTCAACTGTACCATTCAATCACCTCCTAGCTAGATTAACGATAGCGTTACTAAATCTCTTTAATGCTTTCTAAAATAAATATTTGGTCTCTGTAATACAAATCTACAGGACACATCCCTAAACAAACAATAAAGAACACTAGTGAAAGTAACGAATTCATTACTAGAATCGCTCCTTCTGTTCCATTATTCGTGCTTAAAAATACCAAGAATAAAGCGCCAATAATAGCTACAAAAAGATATCCTGAAAATCTTCTTTGCGAATGCACTTTAAATGTAGCTCTATATCTTTTTGATTGTTCCGGAAGGTTCTCTTTCGCTTGTTTGTCATAAACATAGAAGTAAAACTTTGCAAGAAGAAAAGAAATGAACAGCGAACAAGCAAACAGGAAAAACTTCATAAAAAGTTGCTGATACAAAGGATTCGTTGCAAAAAAATTGGTAATCATTCGAAAAGTGAGTGTACTAAACACTTGCACCGCACCCGTAAGGCCTACAAACTCTTTTGTCAGTGTGGCTTTTTGCTCGAATGCTGTATTGTTTGGATCGATTTCAATCATATCCACACTAATAGAAGACGAAAGGTTTCCGAATTCTAATAATTTGTTCGATATCGTACGGGTATC
This Granulicatella adiacens ATCC 49175 DNA region includes the following protein-coding sequences:
- a CDS encoding DUF443 family protein, which gives rise to MVQLKFSNSNIGCYQIVEASNKKRYVVDSSSINSKGTVWGFWPETITVTGYEIDKNNVQFDVRQKPLDRPMTSLVIAMQPISAGLYFLLKNTFIALEVSQQWLLKLALYLFTMIFASIFVKISLSLSHKKAMRKLGSNLSKYTFIFKPKSKRDYTGYICFGMNAILFFIFLYLNDGAEVIILILNGIIALLSFMLTTSAIPVGYYVNSGMIELVEIREG
- a CDS encoding DUF443 family protein, with translation MVQLKFSNSNIFSFKLVVGVQGKKYLMDLSSVRPKSVIWGGLPDTVSVTAYELENENVQFELKNKTSNGWKAGVIVAIQPLLYTLYNFLYSLFVSYKIGQQLGIKSLLFAISMLISYLIVITFLNFNKKKVMNRLGQKRSVQTFVFRPTKRIYDGYFIFIISLVCYVVYLSFNNGSEGALLIVNTVLSMLCFAYTNSAIPVAEYYQAGTYELVEIREE
- a CDS encoding DUF443 family protein, with the protein product MNELDIRWTKFTFYKFVTDSNGKTYVMDTRTISNKLLEFGNLSSSISVDMIEIDPNNTAFEQKATLTKEFVGLTGAVQVFSTLTFRMITNFFATNPLYQQLFMKFFLFACSLFISFLLAKFYFYVYDKQAKENLPEQSKRYRATFKVHSQRRFSGYLFVAIIGALFLVFLSTNNGTEGAILVMNSLLSLVFFIVCLGMCPVDLYYRDQIFILESIKEI